The Clostridium sporogenes genome contains a region encoding:
- a CDS encoding DUF3006 domain-containing protein, producing the protein MKGIIDRFEENFAIVELEDKRIINIDKNIIPKKAKEGDVINIERDIISLNEKESERLKKEINELTEDMWKE; encoded by the coding sequence ATGAAAGGAATAATAGATAGATTTGAAGAAAATTTTGCTATAGTGGAATTAGAGGATAAAAGAATAATAAATATAGATAAGAATATAATTCCTAAAAAAGCTAAAGAAGGGGATGTTATAAACATAGAGAGAGATATTATAAGTTTAAATGAAAAAGAAAGTGAAAGATTAAAAAAAGAAATAAATGAGTTAACTGAAGATATGTGGAAAGAATAA
- a CDS encoding NAD(P)/FAD-dependent oxidoreductase gives MKKYDVIIVGAGASGIFAAYEMCKNNNKLNILMIEKGHDLKKRKCPIDGKNIKSCIHCNVCNIMNGYGGAGTLSDGKYNITNNFGGDLYKYVGREEALDLMNYVDEVLCEMGGKDAKLYSTSNSDLKRKALQNDLHLLDAKVRHLGTDRNINILSNIYEYLKDKIEMKFECEVFDINKIEGQFVVDTKNGEFSSEDLILATGRSGSKWISNICKKLGIKTESNRVDIGVRVELPAQVFSHITDEVYESKIVYRTKKYGDLVRTFCMNPYGEVVSENTNGIVTVNGHSYANPDLHTENTNFALLVSNRFTEPFKESNEYGESIAKLSNMLGGGVLVQRFGDLIKGRRTNEKRMAKSFTRPTLKATPGDLSLVIPKRQLDGIIEMIYALDNIAPGTANEDTLLYGVEVKFYNSNVELSSNLETEIKGLYILGDSSGVTHSLSQASASGVYAARILMKKHNVNV, from the coding sequence ATGAAAAAATATGATGTTATTATTGTTGGTGCTGGAGCTAGTGGTATATTTGCTGCTTATGAAATGTGCAAAAATAATAATAAGCTAAATATATTAATGATTGAAAAAGGTCATGATTTAAAAAAAAGAAAATGTCCTATAGATGGCAAGAATATAAAATCCTGCATACATTGTAATGTTTGTAATATAATGAATGGATACGGTGGAGCAGGCACATTATCTGATGGTAAATATAATATTACTAATAATTTTGGTGGAGATTTATATAAATATGTTGGTAGAGAAGAAGCTTTAGATTTAATGAATTATGTTGATGAGGTTTTATGTGAAATGGGAGGAAAAGATGCAAAACTATATTCAACATCTAATTCAGACTTAAAGAGGAAAGCTCTTCAAAATGATTTGCATCTTTTAGATGCAAAGGTAAGGCATTTAGGAACAGATAGAAATATCAATATATTATCTAATATATATGAATATTTAAAAGACAAGATAGAAATGAAATTTGAATGTGAAGTTTTTGATATAAACAAAATAGAAGGTCAATTTGTTGTAGATACTAAAAATGGAGAATTTTCTAGTGAAGATTTAATTTTAGCTACAGGAAGGTCAGGTTCAAAATGGATTTCTAACATATGTAAAAAACTTGGTATAAAAACAGAAAGTAATAGAGTAGATATAGGGGTTAGAGTTGAACTTCCAGCTCAAGTATTTTCTCATATAACGGATGAGGTTTATGAAAGTAAAATAGTATATAGAACAAAGAAATATGGAGATTTAGTTAGAACTTTCTGTATGAATCCTTATGGAGAGGTAGTAAGTGAAAATACAAATGGAATAGTTACAGTTAATGGCCATAGTTATGCAAATCCAGATCTTCATACAGAAAATACTAACTTTGCGTTGTTGGTTTCAAACAGATTTACTGAACCTTTTAAAGAGAGTAATGAATATGGTGAATCTATAGCAAAGTTAAGCAATATGTTAGGTGGAGGAGTATTAGTACAAAGATTTGGAGACTTAATAAAGGGAAGAAGAACTAATGAAAAAAGAATGGCAAAAAGTTTCACAAGACCTACACTAAAAGCTACACCAGGAGATTTAAGTTTAGTAATTCCTAAAAGACAGTTAGATGGTATTATAGAAATGATATATGCTTTAGACAATATAGCGCCAGGTACAGCAAATGAGGATACTCTTTTATATGGAGTAGAAGTTAAATTCTACAATTCTAATGTAGAATTAAGTTCTAATCTAGAAACTGAAATAAAAGGATTATATATTTTAGGGGATAGTTCTGGGGTGACTCATTCATTATCACAAGCATCAGCTAGTGGAGTATATGCAGCAAGAATATTAATGAAAAAACATAATGTTAATGTATAA
- a CDS encoding adenylosuccinate synthase, producing MSAFIVLGAQWGDEGKGKMTDYLAENADVVVRFQGGNNAGHTVVVGEKEYKLHLIPSGILYNDKLNVIGNGVVLDPKALFEEISYLESLGVDITPDRLIISDRAHVIMPYHRVLDGIKERARGNKDIGTTGKGIGPSYTDKMERSGIRVCDLIHKEVFEENLKETLEIKNKIITEVFGEKALDYNEIYNEYLGYAEKLRPFVKDISVIVNKKIKEGREVLFEGAQGTLLDIDYGTYPYVTSSSTIAGGVCIGAGVGPTAITNAVGIAKAYTTRVGKGPFPTELLDKTGDWIREKGHEFGVTTGRARRCGWLDLVILKTSARVSGLTSFAVTKIDTLAGLDTLKVCTGYRLNGEIIDYVPASLEDLAKCEPIYEEFEGWDDSIANARCYEDLPENAIKYLKKIEDFTETKVSIVSVGPKRDQTMMISEI from the coding sequence ATGTCAGCTTTTATAGTATTAGGTGCTCAATGGGGCGATGAAGGTAAAGGAAAAATGACGGATTATTTAGCTGAAAATGCAGATGTAGTTGTAAGATTTCAAGGTGGTAATAATGCAGGTCATACAGTAGTTGTAGGAGAAAAAGAATATAAATTACACTTAATACCTTCAGGTATACTTTATAATGATAAGCTAAATGTAATAGGAAATGGAGTAGTTTTAGATCCAAAGGCCTTATTTGAAGAAATAAGCTATTTAGAATCTTTAGGAGTAGATATAACACCAGATAGATTGATAATAAGTGATAGAGCTCATGTAATAATGCCATATCATAGAGTATTAGATGGAATAAAAGAAAGAGCTAGAGGAAATAAAGATATAGGAACTACAGGAAAAGGTATAGGACCAAGCTATACGGATAAAATGGAGAGAAGTGGTATAAGAGTTTGTGATCTTATACATAAAGAAGTTTTTGAAGAAAATTTAAAAGAAACTTTAGAAATAAAAAATAAAATAATAACAGAAGTATTTGGTGAAAAAGCATTAGATTATAATGAAATTTATAATGAATATTTAGGATATGCGGAAAAATTAAGACCTTTTGTAAAAGATATATCTGTTATAGTTAACAAAAAAATAAAAGAGGGCAGGGAAGTATTATTTGAAGGAGCTCAAGGAACATTACTTGATATAGATTATGGAACATATCCTTATGTAACATCTTCAAGTACAATAGCTGGAGGAGTTTGCATAGGAGCCGGTGTAGGACCAACAGCTATAACTAATGCAGTAGGTATAGCAAAAGCGTATACAACAAGAGTAGGAAAGGGTCCTTTTCCTACGGAGCTTTTAGATAAGACTGGAGACTGGATAAGAGAAAAGGGACATGAGTTTGGAGTTACTACAGGAAGAGCAAGAAGATGTGGATGGCTAGATTTAGTTATATTAAAAACTTCAGCTAGAGTATCTGGCCTTACAAGCTTTGCAGTAACAAAAATAGATACATTAGCAGGATTAGATACATTAAAAGTATGTACAGGATATAGATTAAATGGGGAAATCATAGATTATGTTCCTGCTAGTTTAGAAGACTTAGCAAAATGTGAACCAATATATGAAGAATTTGAAGGATGGGATGATAGTATAGCTAATGCGAGATGTTATGAAGATTTACCTGAAAATGCTATAAAATATTTAAAGAAAATAGAAGATTTCACAGAAACAAAGGTATCTATAGTTTCAGTAGGACCAAAAAGAGATCAAACTATGATGATATCAGAAATTTAA
- a CDS encoding phospho-sugar mutase produces MDYKKVYKEWLDNDYVDEDTKQELKEIINNEKEIEDRFYKELEFGTAGLRGKIGAGTNRMNIYNISKVTQGLANYIKEKGEEYTNRGVAIAFDCRHYSKEFAKTAALVLAGNGIKGYLFEDLRPTPELSFAVRKLNTAAGIVITASHNPKDYNGYKVYWEDGAQVLSQIANGITEKIKSIGKFSDIKTISEEEALKSGLLNILGEDIDSEYIEKVKSLSIREDIDKDIKVIYTPLNGTGNIPVRRVLKEREFTNIIVVPEQEKPDPDFTTVGYPNPEDTKAFKYAENLGKEVGAELLIATDPDCDRLAIEVKDKNGEYLAFNGNQTGAILINYIASNMKEMGKLPKGAAIVKSIVTGDLGKAIGEEYGVETYEALTGFKNICGKIPSLKEQGKEFIFGYEESIGYVTGTFVRDKDGVSSSMLLCEAAAYYKTKGKTLIDVLDEIYEKYGYYREKQISLILEGIEGKKRIDRMMESYRQNFPKEIAGAKLLSYIDYQDRIEYDIIKNDRKPCSIPRANVLRFFLDDGSWYAVRPSGTEPKIKLYVYTKGESIKAAEEKIKAIEKEVLDKLNSVK; encoded by the coding sequence ATGGATTACAAAAAAGTATATAAAGAATGGTTAGATAATGATTATGTTGATGAAGATACAAAACAAGAATTAAAAGAAATAATAAATAATGAAAAAGAAATAGAGGATAGATTTTATAAAGAATTAGAATTTGGAACTGCAGGTCTTAGAGGGAAAATTGGAGCAGGTACAAATAGAATGAATATATACAATATATCTAAGGTTACTCAGGGCTTAGCGAACTATATAAAAGAAAAAGGTGAAGAGTACACAAATAGAGGTGTTGCTATAGCTTTTGATTGCAGACATTATTCAAAAGAATTTGCTAAAACTGCAGCCTTAGTTTTGGCTGGAAATGGAATAAAGGGTTATTTATTTGAAGATCTAAGACCAACTCCAGAATTATCTTTTGCAGTTAGAAAATTAAATACGGCGGCGGGTATAGTTATAACTGCTAGTCATAATCCAAAAGATTATAATGGTTATAAAGTATATTGGGAAGATGGAGCTCAGGTTTTATCTCAAATAGCAAATGGTATTACTGAAAAGATAAAATCTATTGGTAAATTTAGTGATATAAAAACTATAAGTGAGGAAGAAGCTTTAAAAAGTGGCTTATTAAATATATTAGGGGAAGATATAGATTCTGAATATATAGAAAAGGTTAAATCTCTAAGTATAAGAGAAGATATAGATAAGGATATAAAAGTTATTTATACACCTCTAAATGGAACAGGCAATATTCCTGTTAGGCGTGTTTTAAAGGAAAGAGAATTTACTAATATTATAGTAGTTCCAGAGCAGGAAAAACCTGATCCAGATTTCACAACAGTAGGATATCCAAATCCAGAGGATACGAAAGCATTTAAATATGCAGAAAACTTAGGAAAAGAAGTAGGAGCAGAATTGCTTATAGCAACGGACCCTGATTGTGATAGATTAGCTATAGAGGTTAAAGATAAAAATGGTGAGTATCTAGCCTTTAATGGTAATCAAACAGGAGCTATTCTTATAAATTATATAGCATCAAATATGAAAGAAATGGGTAAATTACCTAAGGGAGCTGCTATAGTTAAATCGATAGTTACTGGGGATTTAGGTAAAGCTATTGGGGAAGAATATGGAGTAGAAACCTATGAAGCACTAACAGGATTTAAAAATATATGTGGTAAAATACCAAGTTTAAAAGAACAAGGTAAAGAATTTATATTTGGATATGAAGAAAGTATAGGATATGTTACAGGAACATTTGTTAGAGATAAAGATGGAGTAAGTTCAAGTATGCTTTTATGTGAGGCAGCAGCTTATTATAAAACTAAGGGTAAAACATTAATAGATGTACTTGATGAAATATATGAAAAGTATGGATATTATAGAGAAAAGCAGATATCACTAATATTAGAAGGCATAGAAGGTAAAAAAAGAATAGACAGAATGATGGAGTCATATAGACAAAATTTCCCAAAAGAAATAGCGGGGGCAAAACTTTTAAGTTATATAGATTATCAGGATAGAATAGAATACGATATTATAAAAAATGATAGGAAACCATGTAGCATACCTAGAGCAAATGTATTAAGATTTTTCTTAGATGATGGAAGTTGGTACGCAGTAAGACCATCAGGAACAGAACCTAAAATAAAATTATATGTATATACAAAAGGCGAAAGTATTAAAGCAGCAGAAGAAAAAATAAAAGCTATAGAAAAAGAAGTTTTAGATAAACTTAATTCAGTAAAATAG